A single window of Vigna radiata var. radiata cultivar VC1973A chromosome 4, Vradiata_ver6, whole genome shotgun sequence DNA harbors:
- the LOC106758656 gene encoding protein LURP-one-related 10: MAYPNPHYPPQPTTSVPMPAVPTTVIGPQFCAPYPVDLAVVKKVMTIADGNFVVTDVNGNVVFKVKGSLMTLRDRRVLLDAAGHPLVTLRRKIMTAHDRWQAFRGESTDDKDLIFSLKRSSLIQFKTKLDVFLANNTREDICDFKVKGSWFERSCVVYAGESNNIVAQMHKKHTVQSILIGKDHFMVTVYPNIDYAFIVALIVILDEINDDAREAASAAS, encoded by the exons ATGGCATACCCAAACCCTCATTATCCACCTCAGCCCACCACCTCCGTTCCGATGCCGGCGGTGCCGACCACCGTGATCGGGCCCCAGTTCTGCGCTCCGTACCCCGTGGATCTGGCGGTGGTGAAGAAGGTGATGACCATCGCCGACGGCAACTTCGTGGTCACCGACGTCAACGGCAACGTGGTCTTCAAAGTCAAGGGCTCTCTCATGACCCTCCGTGACCGCCGCGTCCTCCTCGACGCCGCCGGCCACCCCCTCGTCACCCTCCGCCGCAAG ATTATGACAGCACATGATCGGTGGCAAGCTTTCAGAGGGGAAAGCACAGACGACaaagatttaatattttctctgaAGCGATCGTCTCTTATTCAGTTTAAGACGAAATTGGATGTGTTTTTGGCGAATAACACAAGAGAAGATATTTGTGACTTTAAGGTCAAAGGTAGCTGGTTTGAACGATCTTGCGTTGTTTATGCTGGTGAATCTAACAACATCGTTGCCCAG ATGCATAAAAAGCACACAGTTCAGAGTATTTTGATTGGAAAAGACCATTTCATGGTGACGGTTTATCCCAACATTGATTATGCTTTCATAGTGGCGTTAATAGTGATTCTTGACGAGATTAACGATGATGCAAGAGAAGCAGCAAGTGCTGCTTCATAG